TCGGGCGTTCCGGCGGGCGCAGCCCGTCCGTTCGATTGTCACGATCTGAGCGAACGGCGAACCGCCCACCTCTCGAAAGTGCGCGGCTTCTACGCGCGATCCGTTAACAGGTCAAGAGATTCGCAGAGGCGCCGGCCTTATCGCACGCCGTTCGTCCTGTTCAGCGCTCCGCCCACATATCGCCACGCTTGCAAAGCCATGTTCTCATTGAGGGATGGGGAGGTCGCATGACCGTCGCGGTTCTGGACAGATTGAGCTCGGGCCGCCCGTCGGGCCGACGACGCGCGGCGACGATCGGCGTCTCGGTGCTGATCCACGGCCTGCTGCTGGCCCCCCTTGCCTTCCAGACCGTCAGACCGGCGCCGAATCTGGTCACAACCACGCTTCCGATCGTCTATCTCGATATAGAGCCGCGCCCTCTTCTGCCCGATGAGCGGCCGCGCCTGCCCGCCGTCGCCCCCGCGCCGCAGGTCCGCCCCGCGGGTCCGTTCAGCCGCGAAACGGCGCCCGCTCTTACCGCCGCCGAACGCCCCGCCCCGCTGGCGCCGCGCCTGGCCCGCGAAGCCCCCGACGGCGCGCCCGCCCCGCCCGGCGCACAAGCCGCCGATCCCTGGCAGGTGACGCCCGAAAGCCAGGCCGCCGCCACGGCGCGTGCGCTGCGCACCTCTCCGGCGGGCTGCCGCTCGACGGAACTGCTGACCCGCGCCGAACGGGCCCTCTGCGACGAGCGGTTCAATGAGCGCGCCGCCGAGGCTGCGGCGCGTCGCCCCATCGCCGGCAGCGGCAATTCAGAGCGCGACGCCCGTTTCGCTCGCGAAGGCGCGCGCGAGCTGCAACGCTATGAGGCCAAGCGCCGCCCGCTCAGCGGGGGCGTCGGCGTCCTGGCGCCGCAGGACTGCCCCGGCTCCAACTTCGGCACGGGCTGCGCGGGCGCCCATCTGGATTCCTCGATGCAGATGGACTCCAGCCGGAATGTCCAGACCCGCCGCGACGGCGCCCCCGCCTCGGGCCGCCCGATGACGCCCGGCGCCGCCGGCCCCCGCGAGGCGATGCGGCCGCAGTAGGCTTCCAGCACACGGCCCCCATGAGCTCGCCACGCCCAACAGCCTCAAGTAGCGCAAGGCGCGGTAGGCCGACAAACGGCCTCAAGCAGCGCAAGGCGCGACAGGCCAAACAACCGGCCTCAAGTAGCGCAAGGCGCGATAGGCCAAACAAACGGCCTCAAGTAGCGCAAGGCGCGATAGGCCAAACAAACGGCCTCAAGTAGCGCAAGGCGCGATAGGCCAACAAAAAAGAGCGGCGCCTTTCGACGCCGCCCTCTTCAGTCTTTCAGGTCTGAACCCGGATCAGTCGGCCGACTGTTCCAGCTCCAGGGCCAGATCCGCGGGAAGCGGCTCGACCGCCTCTTCGCGGGCTTGGGTCAGCACAGCGTCGCGCTCGTTGGCGATCTTCTGCAGGCTGCGCAGGTAGGCGCCGGTGCCGGCCGGGATCAGACGGCCGACGATGACGTTTTCTTTCAGGCCTTCCAGCATGTCCTTCTTGCCGTGGACCGAAGCCTCGGTGAGGACGCGGGTGGTCTCCTGGAACGACGCCGCCGAGATGAAGCTGCGGGTCTGCAGCGACGCCTTGGTGATGCCCAGCAGGACCGGCTGCGTGATCGCCAGACGGCCGCCACGCTTCTCCACCTTGGCGTTCTCGACAGCGGCTTCAGCCACTTCGACCGTGTCGCCACGGATCAGGGTGGTTTCGCCGGAGTCGATGACTTCGACCTTCTGCAGCATCTGACGGACGATCACCTCGATGTGCTTGTCGTTGATCGGCACGCCCTGCAGTCGGTAGACCTCCTGCACTTCGTTCACCAGATACTCGGCCAGCGCCTCGACGCCCTGGATGCGCAGCAGGTCGTGCGGATCCGGGTTGCCGTCGATGATGTAGTCGCCCTTCTGGATCAGGTCCCCGTCGTGGACGGAGATGTGCTTGCCCTTGGGGATCAGGAACTCGACCGCTTCGCCCTGGTTGCCGTCGGCATCCGGCTCCGGGGTGATCTTGATGCGGCGCTTGTTCTTGTAGTCGCGACCGAATTCGACGCGACCGTCCATCTCGGCGATGACCGCGCAATCCTTCGGACGACGGGCTTCGAACAGTTCGGCCACGCGCGGCAGACCGCCGGTGATGTCCCGGGTCTTGGCGCCTTCAGTCGGGATACGCGCGACGATGTCGCCCGGCTTGACCTCGTCGCCGTTGGCCACCGACAGGATGGCGCCGACGGGCAGCAGATAGCGCGCGTCAGAGCCGCTCGACAGCTTGGCGTAGCTGTCGCCCTGGGTGACGCCCATGGCCGGACGCAGGTCCGCGCCGCGCGGGCTGGCGCGCCAGTCGGAGACGACGCGCTGGGCGATGCCCGTGGCCTCGTCGGTCTCTTCCTTGACGGACAGGCCGTCGACCAGGTCCTCGAAGCGCACCACGCCGCCGACTTCCGTCAGGATCGGGGTGGTGTAGGGGTCCCACTCGGCCAGGCGCTGGTTCTTGGCCACTTCGGAGCCTTCCTTGACGCGCAGGCGCGCGCCGTAAGGCACCTTGTAGGATTCGCGGTCCTTGCCGTCGACCGTCACGGTGACCACGACGTTGCGGCTCATGGCCACCGGATCGCCGTGGGCGGCGATAACGGTCGGGCCGACGACCTTGATGACGCCGGCGTTGGTCGCCTCGAAGAAGGAGGTTTCCGCCACCTGGGCCGTACCGCCGATGTGGAAGGTCCGCATCGTCAGCTGGGTGCCCGGCTCGCCGATCGACTGTGCGGCGATGACGCCGACCGCTTCGCCGATGTTGACGTTGGTGCCGCGCGCCAGATCGCGGCCGTAGCAGGTCGCGCAGATGCCGGTGTCGGCTTCACAGGTCAGGGCCGAACGGACCTTGATGGACTGGACGCCCACCTTGTCGATCAGCTCGACTTCCTCTTCCTGCAGATAGGTGTCGGCAGGGAACAGGACTTCGCCGCCCGGCTCCTTGATGTCCTCGGCCGCGTAACGGCCCAGGACGCGCTGGCCCAGCGAGACGAGCACGTCGCCGCCTTCGACCACGGCGCGCAGGGTGATGCCGCGCGTCGAGCCGCAGTCTTCCTCGGTGACGATGGAGTCCTGCGCCACGTCCACCAGACGACGGGTCAGGTAACCCGAGTTGGCGGTCTTCAGCGCGGTGTCGGCCAGACCCTTACGGGCGCCGTGGGTGGAGTTGAAGTATTCAAGGACGGTCAGGCCTTCCTTGAAGTTCGAGATAATCGGCGTCTCGATGATCTCGCCCGAGGGCTTGGCCATCAGGCCGCGCATCCCGCCCAGCTGCTTCATCTGCGCCTGCGAACCACGGGCGCCCGAGTTGGCCATCATGTAGACCGAGTTGATGTCCGGCTCCTGACCCTTGATCAGGACGCGCGGCTGGGCGATTTCGCCCATCATCTCATCGGCGATCTTGTCCGTGGCCTTGGCCCAGGCGTCGACGACCTTGTTGTACTTCTCGCCCTTGGTGATCAGGCCGTCGGCGTACTGTTGCTCGTACTCCTCGACCTGAGTGCGGGTTTCGTTGACCAGCTGTTCCTTCTTGGCCGGGATGACGATGTCGTCCTTGCCCACCGAGATGCCCGCCTTGGCCGCCTCGCGGAAGCCCATCTGCATCATCTGGTCGGCGAAGATGACCGTCGCCTTCTGACCGCAGTGGCGATAGACCTGATCGATCAGGTTGCCGATTTCCTTCTTGGTCAGGTTCTTGTCCAGAAGGTTGTAGCCGATGTTGGCGTTGAGCGGCAGCAGAGCGCCCAGCTTCATCCGGCCCGGCGTGGTGTCGATCACCTTGGTCACGACTTCGCCTTCCGAGTTCATCTCGGTCCAGCGCGCCTTGATCTTGGTGTGCAGGGTCACGACACGGGCGTCCAGCGCCGCGTCGATTTCGCCCATGTTGGCGAACAGCTTGCCCTCGCCCGGCTGACCTTCCTTGACCAGCGACAGGTAGTAGAGGCCGAGCACGATGTCCTGCGACGGCACGATGATCGGCTTGCCGTTGGCGGGCGACAGGATGTTGTTCGTCGACATCATCAGGACGCGCGCTTCCAGCTGGGCCTCGAGGCTCAGCGGGACGTGCACGGCCATCTGGTCGCCGTCGAAGTCAGCGTTGAACGCCGTACAGACCAGCGGGTGCAGGCGGATGGCCTTGCCCTCGATCAGCTTGGGCTCGAACGCCTGGATGCCCAGACGGTGAAGCGTCGGAGCGCGGTTCAGCAGAACCGGGTGCTCGCGGATGACCTCGTCCAGGATGTCCCAGACGGCGGGCTGCTCGCGCTCCACCATGCGCTTGGACTGCTTGACGGTGCCCGACAGGCCCTTGGCGTCCAGACGCGCGTAGATGAAGGGCTTGAACAGCTCCAGCGCCATCTTCTTGGGCAGGCCGCACTCGTGCAGCTTCAGCTCGGGGCCCACGGTGATGACCGAACGGCCCGAGTAGTCGACGCGCTTGCCCAGCAGGTTTTGACGGAAGCGGCCCTGCTTGCCCTTCAGCATGTCGGCCAGCGACTTCAGCGGACGCTTGTTGGCGCCCGTGATCACGCGGCCGCGACGGCCGTTGTCGAACAGGGCGTCGACCGACTCCTGCAGCATCCGCTTTTCGTTGCGGATGATGATGTCCGGCGCGCGCAGCTCGATCAGGCGCTTCAGGCGGTTGTTCCGGTTGATGACCCGGCGATACAGGTCGTTCAGGTCCGACGTCGCGAAGCGGCCGCCGTCCAGCGGCACCAGCGGGCGAAGCTCGGGCGGGATGACCGGCACGATGGTCAGGATCATCCACTCGGGCTTGTTGCCCGACTCGATGAAGGCCTCCAGCAGTTTCAGGCGCTTGGACGCCTTCTTGGCCTTCAGCTCCGACGGGTTGTCGGCCAGTTCGGCGCGGTGCTTCTCGGCCTCGGCGTTCAGGTCGATCGCCATCAGCAGGTTGCGGACGGCTTCAGCGCCGATCTCGGCCGTGAAGCCGTCGTCGCCGAACTCTTCCTGATAGTGATAGAATTCGTCTTCCGTCAGCAACTGGTTCTGCTTCAGCGGGGTCAGGCCCGGCTCGGTGACGATGTAGTTCTCGAAGTACAGGACGCGTTCCACGTCCTTCAGCGCCATGTCCAGCATCAGCGAGATGCGGCTCGGCAGCGACTTCAGGAACCAGATGTGGGCGACCGGGGCGGCCAGGTCGATGTGGCCCATGCGCTCGCGACGGACGCGGGCCAGGGTGACCTCAACGCCGCACTTCTCGCAGATGATGCCCTTGTACTTCATGCGCTTGTACTTGCCGCACAGGCATTCGTAGTCCTTGGTCGGGCCAAAGATACGGGCGCAGAACAGGCCGTCACGCTCGGGCTTGAACGTGCGGTAGTTGATGGTTTCCGGCTTCTTGATCTCGCCGAACGACCACGAGCGGATCTTCTCCGGCGAGGCCAGGGCGATCTTGATCTGGTCGAAGGTCGGGGTGACCGGAACCGGGTTGAAGATGTTCAGGACTTCCTGGTTCATCTTTTTTCCTTCTGCGGGAATGCCCCGCGAAAATCATTCAGAGAGGAGAACAGGCGGACCGCCCTTCCCCGCCGGGGCGAGGAAGGGCGCTTGATCCGATCAGCTGTTTTCCAGCTCCACGTTCAGGCCCAGCGAGCGCATTTCCTTCACGAGCACGTTGAACGACTCGGGGATGCCGGCCTCGAAGCTGTCGTCGCCGCGGACGATGGCCTCGTAGACCTTGGTCCGGCCGGCCACGTCGTCCGACTTCACCGTCAGCATTTCCTGCAGGGTGTAGGCGGCGCCGTAAGCTTCCAGAGCCCAGACCTCCATTTCCCCGAAGCGCTGACCGCCGAACTGCGCCTTACCGCCCAGCGGCTGCTGGGTGACGAGCGAGTACGGGCCGATCGAACGGGCGTGGATCTTGTCGTCGACCAGGTGGTGCAGCTTCAGCATGTAGATGTAGCCGACCGTGACCGGACGCTTGAACTGCTCGCCGGTCTGACCGTCGTACAGGATCGACTGGCCCGAACGGTCCAGGCCCGCCGATTCCAGCAGGTCCTCGATGTCCGAGATGCGCGCGCCGTCGAAGACCGGGGTCGCGAAGGGCACGCCCTTAGACAGATTCTTCGCCAGTTCGATCAGGTCTTCCTCGTCGTCCGGCAGCGGGGTGTCCGCGCCATAGACCTCGGTCAGACGCTCGATCAGAGCCTGCTTCTGACCGCCGTGCTGCCAGGCTTCCAGCAGACCGGAGATCTGCTTGCCCAGACCGGCGGCGGCCCAACCCAGGTGGGTCTCGAAGATCTGACCGATGTTCATGCGCGACGGCACGCCCAGCGGGTTCAGCACCACATCGACGTGGGTGCCGTCTTCCAGGTACGGCATGTCCTCGATCGGCAGGATCTTGGAGATGACGCCCTTGTTCCCGTGACGGCCGGCCATCTTGTCGCCCGGCTGCAGCTTGCGCTTCACGGCCACGAAGACCTTGACCATCTTCATGACGCCAGGCGGCATCTCGTCGCCGCGTTGCAGCTTCTCGACCTTGTCTTCGAAGCGGCGGTCGAGGGCCTTACGGGCGTCCTCGAACTGCTTCTTCATGGCCTCCAGCTCGCCCATCGCCTTCTCGTCGTCGAGGGCGACCTGCCACCACAGGCCCTTGGACACTTCGGCCAGCTTCTCTTCGGTGACCTCGCCGCGGCCCATGCCCTTCGGGCCGGACACGGCGGTCTTGCCGAGTAGCAGCGGCTTCACGCGGCCGTAGACGTTGCGCTCAAGGATCTTGAGCTCGTCGTCGCGGTCCTTGCCCAGACGCTCGATCTCGGCGCGCTCGATCGCCATGGCGCGCTCGTCCTTGTCGATGCCGTGGCGGTTGAACACGCGCACGTCGACGATGGTGCCGGCGACGCCGGGCGGCAGGCGCAGCGAGGTGTCGCGCACGTCCGAAGCCTTCTCGCCGAAGATGGCGCGCAGCAGC
Above is a window of Brevundimonas naejangsanensis DNA encoding:
- the rpoC gene encoding DNA-directed RNA polymerase subunit beta', with product MNQEVLNIFNPVPVTPTFDQIKIALASPEKIRSWSFGEIKKPETINYRTFKPERDGLFCARIFGPTKDYECLCGKYKRMKYKGIICEKCGVEVTLARVRRERMGHIDLAAPVAHIWFLKSLPSRISLMLDMALKDVERVLYFENYIVTEPGLTPLKQNQLLTEDEFYHYQEEFGDDGFTAEIGAEAVRNLLMAIDLNAEAEKHRAELADNPSELKAKKASKRLKLLEAFIESGNKPEWMILTIVPVIPPELRPLVPLDGGRFATSDLNDLYRRVINRNNRLKRLIELRAPDIIIRNEKRMLQESVDALFDNGRRGRVITGANKRPLKSLADMLKGKQGRFRQNLLGKRVDYSGRSVITVGPELKLHECGLPKKMALELFKPFIYARLDAKGLSGTVKQSKRMVEREQPAVWDILDEVIREHPVLLNRAPTLHRLGIQAFEPKLIEGKAIRLHPLVCTAFNADFDGDQMAVHVPLSLEAQLEARVLMMSTNNILSPANGKPIIVPSQDIVLGLYYLSLVKEGQPGEGKLFANMGEIDAALDARVVTLHTKIKARWTEMNSEGEVVTKVIDTTPGRMKLGALLPLNANIGYNLLDKNLTKKEIGNLIDQVYRHCGQKATVIFADQMMQMGFREAAKAGISVGKDDIVIPAKKEQLVNETRTQVEEYEQQYADGLITKGEKYNKVVDAWAKATDKIADEMMGEIAQPRVLIKGQEPDINSVYMMANSGARGSQAQMKQLGGMRGLMAKPSGEIIETPIISNFKEGLTVLEYFNSTHGARKGLADTALKTANSGYLTRRLVDVAQDSIVTEEDCGSTRGITLRAVVEGGDVLVSLGQRVLGRYAAEDIKEPGGEVLFPADTYLQEEEVELIDKVGVQSIKVRSALTCEADTGICATCYGRDLARGTNVNIGEAVGVIAAQSIGEPGTQLTMRTFHIGGTAQVAETSFFEATNAGVIKVVGPTVIAAHGDPVAMSRNVVVTVTVDGKDRESYKVPYGARLRVKEGSEVAKNQRLAEWDPYTTPILTEVGGVVRFEDLVDGLSVKEETDEATGIAQRVVSDWRASPRGADLRPAMGVTQGDSYAKLSSGSDARYLLPVGAILSVANGDEVKPGDIVARIPTEGAKTRDITGGLPRVAELFEARRPKDCAVIAEMDGRVEFGRDYKNKRRIKITPEPDADGNQGEAVEFLIPKGKHISVHDGDLIQKGDYIIDGNPDPHDLLRIQGVEALAEYLVNEVQEVYRLQGVPINDKHIEVIVRQMLQKVEVIDSGETTLIRGDTVEVAEAAVENAKVEKRGGRLAITQPVLLGITKASLQTRSFISAASFQETTRVLTEASVHGKKDMLEGLKENVIVGRLIPAGTGAYLRSLQKIANERDAVLTQAREEAVEPLPADLALELEQSAD